Within Dysosmobacter sp. Marseille-Q4140, the genomic segment GACGCCTCCGATGAGGTGTTCCGCTACATCCTTTGCAGCATCTGCCCGGTCAAGGACGGGAAACCGGAGCTTGGCTTTTTCTCCGGAGACAATGAGTTCCACAGCTGCATGGCCAGCCAGATCGTCTCACAGCCGGAGCTGGGCTTCCTCTTCCCCGCTTTCGATGACCGGACCGCAAACATCTATAATGCGCTCCTCTATACCAGGACGCCGGACCAGGTACATCACGAGTTCATCGCCGCCGTTTTCCATACGGAACCGCCCCTCTCCGCCGCCGAGCAGCGGGAGGGCTTCCAGGCAGCGCTCAGCGGCGCGCTGGATGACTCCTTCAATATGGAAGTCGTGCAGGCAGTGCATGAGCAGCTCCTCGACAAAATCGAGCAGCATAAGGAGAGCAAAGACCCGGAACCGCTGACAGTTTCCGTCCAGGAGGTTGCCGCCATACTGAAGGGCTGCGGGGTCGCGGACACCCAGGTCGCTGCCTTTGAGGCGCAATGCGGTGAGCAGTTCGGCGACGGCGCTGTTCTGAATCCGGAGAACATCATCGACAGCAAACACTTTGAGGTAAAGACCGCTGACGCCTCTGTCGCTATCGACCCGAAACACAGTTATATTGTTGAGACGCGGATCATCGACGGGCGGAAGTATCTCCTGATCCCTGCCGATGAGGGCGTAGAGGTCAACGGCATGGCAGTTGGAATTGCCGCCGCTGACCGCCGAGCGTAAGCCTTTCTTCTCGCCAACCAGTTAAAAAGGGAGCCTGCCGCACCATGGTGCAGCAGGCTCCCTCAATTTATTTGGAAAAATGTGAAATGAACTCCCGTGACATTTCCGAAAACTCGTCCGACTTCTGAAGGTAGTTCATGATCGCGTCAACCGGGGCACCGTTCGTCTTGACAGTCGCCGTCATCAAAAAAGCTCTGATCCTGGCACCCGGGTACCCGCACCACACGTTAAAGACCAGGTTTCCCTTCTCCTTCATGGACTCGCCAAACTCAACGGTGAATTGGAGCATCTCTTCGCCGTCCAAGCCGATAAAGTGGACAGGCAGTGTAAAGCGAAAACTATCAATCTCTTCCACATTTACTTCCATAAAGTGCATCTATGTATCTCCTTATCAAGCAGTCTTTGTCCTCATCCATCCACCATTCATAGAAACTCATGTGCAAGTTCTACCGGGGTGAGGCACACTTTTTCATAGTAAAAGCAATCCTTGAATAACCAAAAGTCATTCTGTTTCTAATTTTAGTGAAATTTGACAAACTTGTCAACCATCTTCGGTATGGATATCTCCTACACTTCCACAGAATCAGTGTTATAATGGTTGCGAATATATATATAAAGGGGAACAATACTCGTGGCTTATTCCTCCATCTTTGATACGGCTGAAAACCGAAAGCGAAAGTGGGATTCCAGCATCTATGAAATCAGTGAGCGTGTCTCCTCATTCTTCTGGGACAATGCACCGCATCAGTATGGTTTGGAGGCTCGGGAAGGCCAGCAGGATATGGCTTTTGAGATTCTGGACGCCATCCGCGGCTCCTACCATATTGCAGTTGAAGCCGGCGTCGGGATTGGAAAATCCTATGCCTATCTTGTTCCATTGCTTCTATATAATCAGAAAACAAAGCTGCCTGTTGTAATTGCTACATCCACCATCGCCCTCCAAGAGCAGCTGATGGGCGATATTGAGCGAATCAGCCCGATGATCGGTGTCCACCCGGAAGTCCTTTTGGCCAAAGGGCAGACACACTACATCTGCCAAATGCGGGCGACAGACTATTTTGCGACTCCTGAAGGGCAACCGCTTGCACGGCTCAAGCAACTCATTGACGAAGGTTGTCAGGATCGCCGCACCTTCCCTACCCCTATCCCATCCAACGTCTGGGATAAAATCAATGTCGTTCGGTATAGCCGGCGCATCTGCTTTGGGTGTCCGTTTTCAGACCGCTGCCAGTACGCCACACTCCGTGATAATATGAAATACACAAATGGCATTATCCTCTGTAACCAGGATCTCCTCACTGCACATCTCTTTCGAATCAACCGCAGCCAGGACGGCTTGATGAATGAGGAAGTCCAGATGGTAGTGATCGACGAGGCACACAACCTGGAGGATAGAGTAAGGAGCGCGACGACTGAGCGGCATGGCCAGCGACAGCTGATCAATGCAATCAATGCCTCCATTAAATCGGTACGTGGCGAAGATCGGGAATACGTCCTGGAAGAAGCCGACAGCGCAATTCGAGCGGTGCGCGCTCTCTTTCAGAACTTGGATCAACAGGTTCGACAGCAAATAGAAGAGTCAGCACGTGATATGAAGTATGCTGACCGATTCTTTTTCCGCCAAGACAATGGCGCAGTCGAATTGATTCGCTCCGTTTCCGGACAACTGCAGGCACTGTCCAGTTCCATACAGGTCTTTGGAAGCAAAGACCATCACAGGGGGACAGCCTCATCAGCGGCAGACGATTTGGATGCGGCAGCGCAATCCTTCAAGGAACTGGTGGCAAATTACCACAAGCAGCTGATTTGGCTTGAGCGCCGTGGGACGGCGGCAGAATTAGTCTTTTGCCCCAAGAATACCAGAGATATTCTCAGCCAGCTCTACTTCAGAAGTAAAATCCGGACGATCCTAACTTCTGCTACACTGACCTCCGCAACTGATGGAGAATTGGAAGATCAGTATGCCTATTTCCTCCACAATACCGGTTTCCCGATTGATCGGAATGGTGTGTTGTCGGAGCCGAAACCATCTCCCTATCCCTATGATGAACACGCCATGATTTATTTTTGCGACGACCTTCCCCATCCCACCCGGGAGCATGATTCTTTTATCGAGGAAGGTGTGGAACGTCTGGTTCAAATCCTGAATATCTCTTGCGGTAAGGCGCTGGTTCTCTTTACATCCAAAACGGACATGGAGGAAGTCTATGCCGCGCTCCAGAACAGGGACCTGCCTTTCCATATCCTTGTTCAGCAAAGCGGCTCCTCCCAAGAGCGCGTACTCCAGGCATTCCGGGAGGATACCAATTCCGTTCTCCTGGGCACCGGAGCATACTGGGAGGGCATCAGCATAGAGGGCAAGAGCCTTTCCAACCTGGTCATCTTCCGGCTCCCGTTCCCAGTCCCCGATCCTATCATCGAGTATAAGGCTTCGATTGCCAAGGATCCCTTAATGGATGTTCGTGTACCTGAAATGATTATCAAGCTGAAGCAGGGCATCGGGCGGCTAATCCGAAATTATACCGACACAGGCATTGTATCCATCATTGACAGCCGTCTCAGAGATACACATCCGGAGCGATACCACGACATCACTTGGAACTCGCTGCCTATCCATCGTCGTACCACCGATATTCAGGAGGCAGCGCGATTCTACCATGAGGTCTGCGGCTAATTTTTCCCCTATGTCGCAGCCGTTGCCCCCTTACCTGCTGTAATAAGGAAACAGCCCCGCGCCGGCTCATGGAATGTGAGCGGCGCGGGGTCCTACTTTTTATTTTCAAATCATCGTTTCAGATTTTTGGCAATGGAAATCAAACTGTCCAACTGCTCGTTGTTGAGCCCCTTTGTGGCTTCCAGCAGTTCCCTCGATTTTACAGGGTTGGTACTGCCAATATCAAAGAACTCCATCGGAGAAACACCCAGGAAATCACATATATAGAAGAAGACAGTCATAGAGGGGAAACTGACACCTGTCTCGATATTATTGATATAGCTGGAGCTTTGCCCGATGGATAGGCTCATATCACGGGCGGAAACTCCCTTATTCATCCGGAGCTCCACCAGCCGTTTGATAAAATCCGCTTGTTCCATACCTACCTCCACCTCTTTTCTATATGATTCTACTATATGGAGGCGTTCATTCTGTCCAAATTATTCATTCATCGCTCTTGATGTGCATGATTAAAATAGGTATAATATCGGAAATACCTATTTTACTTGGACGGCGCGACATGGAACACGAAAGAACCTGTTTTTTCATCGGGCACCGCGAGGCCAACGAGCGTGTCCTGCCAGCCCTTGAGCAGGCAGTGGAGCAGCTGATTGTGGAGTCTGGCGTAACCGATTTTGTGGTAGGGCATTACGGTGCCTTCGACGGCATGGCCGCCAAGGTCATAAAGGCAGCAAAAAAGCGCCACCCTGAGGTGACGCTGACTCTGCTGCTGCCCTACCATCCATTTGACCGTCCCATCCCTGTTCCAAAAGGATATGACAGCACTTTTTATCCCCCGGGCATGGAAAATGTGCCGAAAAAGTATGCCATCGTCCGCGCAAACCGCTATATGGTGGATCACAGCGGCTATTTGATCGCTTTTACCTGGCACGCTGCCAGCAATTCCCGTGAGCTCGTGGAATACGCCCGCCGGCGGGAGGAGAAGGGCCTGATCCACGTCCAAAACCTTGCGGATGTGGTCAGATGATCGGCCTACACAGCTCAGTTGGCAACAGATGGCCTTGGTTTTCCCTCCGGGACTTCCCTTTCTGTCAAAATATGATACAATAGGGTTTAGATTTTTGGTGGCATTCGTCAACCAGTAATATAGGGGCAACGAAAGAGGAAAGCGAGCGCAGGCTGCATGACGGACGGGGAAAGGCTGAAAATCATATATTCGGCGCTCCGGGAGCGGGGCT encodes:
- a CDS encoding helix-turn-helix transcriptional regulator, producing the protein MEQADFIKRLVELRMNKGVSARDMSLSIGQSSSYINNIETGVSFPSMTVFFYICDFLGVSPMEFFDIGSTNPVKSRELLEATKGLNNEQLDSLISIAKNLKR
- a CDS encoding ATP-dependent DNA helicase, whose translation is MLVAYSSIFDTAENRKRKWDSSIYEISERVSSFFWDNAPHQYGLEAREGQQDMAFEILDAIRGSYHIAVEAGVGIGKSYAYLVPLLLYNQKTKLPVVIATSTIALQEQLMGDIERISPMIGVHPEVLLAKGQTHYICQMRATDYFATPEGQPLARLKQLIDEGCQDRRTFPTPIPSNVWDKINVVRYSRRICFGCPFSDRCQYATLRDNMKYTNGIILCNQDLLTAHLFRINRSQDGLMNEEVQMVVIDEAHNLEDRVRSATTERHGQRQLINAINASIKSVRGEDREYVLEEADSAIRAVRALFQNLDQQVRQQIEESARDMKYADRFFFRQDNGAVELIRSVSGQLQALSSSIQVFGSKDHHRGTASSAADDLDAAAQSFKELVANYHKQLIWLERRGTAAELVFCPKNTRDILSQLYFRSKIRTILTSATLTSATDGELEDQYAYFLHNTGFPIDRNGVLSEPKPSPYPYDEHAMIYFCDDLPHPTREHDSFIEEGVERLVQILNISCGKALVLFTSKTDMEEVYAALQNRDLPFHILVQQSGSSQERVLQAFREDTNSVLLGTGAYWEGISIEGKSLSNLVIFRLPFPVPDPIIEYKASIAKDPLMDVRVPEMIIKLKQGIGRLIRNYTDTGIVSIIDSRLRDTHPERYHDITWNSLPIHRRTTDIQEAARFYHEVCG
- a CDS encoding DUF4317 domain-containing protein, whose product is MTVKELGELRRRLRPDKNAISRIYGCYVNSSREIISYLDESLGTMPQDESEKYLSLLKKGLSGGLGRNLIDIVFSTAQVMDSDEHRLLTALRDSELKDAEARNRFYQTVIDSLEMEDCNYLILLACDVYDVPHRSKDDELQPDASDEVFRYILCSICPVKDGKPELGFFSGDNEFHSCMASQIVSQPELGFLFPAFDDRTANIYNALLYTRTPDQVHHEFIAAVFHTEPPLSAAEQREGFQAALSGALDDSFNMEVVQAVHEQLLDKIEQHKESKDPEPLTVSVQEVAAILKGCGVADTQVAAFEAQCGEQFGDGAVLNPENIIDSKHFEVKTADASVAIDPKHSYIVETRIIDGRKYLLIPADEGVEVNGMAVGIAAADRRA